GTCGATGTGACCCATATGACatactatattccaagtcttctaaagCAATTTACAGAGTGTGAGGAACAGACAGAAATATTAACATTTGCTGTATTGTCTCCTTGGACACATAAATTCTTAAAAGTAGACGTGATGTCCAATTTTGTGAACATtccttaattttatttttaaattccaACAAATTATTCCATCCACTTCACAAAACCCAGTCTAAATGGTTTGTGCAAAATCGGACTGATCtggttcagttcagttcactgATTCAGTGATCCAGTGGAAAACAACTTGGTGGAGGGGAAGTTCAGTCTTTACAAAAAGCTCTTGTATGACTTTTTCCTTTTGGTTTTtagagaagaaataaagtcatacagggtTAGAACAACATGAGACTGAGTTAATTATGactgaatttaaatttttagctGTTCCTTTAAAGAGGTCATTCATTTCCTGTTttcaaaaactaaacaaaactgGTTACTGGTAAACTGGTTACTGAAAACCCAGGTACATTTTATCATTGGTGCAAATTTAGGATACTTATAACTTTGAAGTGAAGATCTACATGCATATGATACCAtctcattatattatttttatacagtggccccaaaaagtatttggacacttaagacACACCTAAAACTTTTTGAATGTCATTGTTGTCACTTTTTGAATGTCAATGTCAAGAGTTATAAAACAACCAAAtgccatttattttaaagacagACAGCACAAAGTATTGTTTTCAAGTGAAATATTTCACCATAACTAGATTGATgggttttaagggataaaacaAGAGAGATATTGTTGGAAATGAAGACAAAAGGTATTGTGACATTTTCTGTCAAACGTAAGCGGAACAGTTAATGTGATGAACCTGTTGCTCTGCTAAAAGATCTAAGAGAACTCGAAGATTTCATACATCCAAAATCACACAGAGACCATCTTTTAGCTCAGATGAcactttgtttaatattttgctACCTTACCTAATGTAAAATCTTTAGTTATCACAAAGACATTTCTCAAACAAGACATGCGTGTGGTTAACTGGATCAGAGACTGAATATTTCTTGATAGCACTTGCACTGTTGTGAAAGTCATGAGGTAAATCCGGTGTGGTAAATGTTGCGCAGATCAGGAACAAATGCATCATAGACACATACGCACATCTGCATAATAAATAGGCTTTTAATTATTagattttgtgattttttttatattaaatttcgAGGGATAGCTGTGAATGCCACTTGTCCAGTTTGTCTGTGCTTTCAAGTGCCTCATGTTTCTTTGGGTTGTAGTATGTGCCCTGTAGCAGTTCATATCTAGATTTCTAAATGGCTTTAAACAAGCATATCATTACAGAGTATCATAAAAAGCAGCTGAAATGCTGGTGGTCAGATCACCACAGACCACATTCAAAAAGAAACACTGCAATACACCATGTTTTTGTACATGATCTTTAAGAGGCAACGAGTGAATTTTGAAGCATGTTACACTATTTTCTATACATGCAAGCTGGTTTTACATGGGATTTCTGATTTCATTACAGGAGGAGATGATATGGTAGAGTCTCAGTCAAACACGAATTAAAGTCTATATTCAAATTTCTAGACAAAAGGTAAATctacaaacaataaataatcgATTATGTAACCTCTACCTACAAGGGaacagggaatgttctcagaactttaGCTTATGTCCTGGcactatctctgtattaaaaaaatgtatttagttacttGAACGCATCTTTCATACaaaaaaatagcacagttgagaaCACTTAgttgttcttaagattatcttaagaagtactaaagaagaatttttagtatattaagtacaaaaatagtgcgtgaaaatagagcactttcccccagtttcacagacaaggcttaagctagtcatagactaaaatgctaaaatgctaaaatgtttgagctttttttaactaaaagcaacttgcactgacacaTCTTGAAATATGTTAAAGCCATTGTTttttctcaagatgcacaccatgTTATGCACactattatgtttttttctagggtatgtttataaaagctatttttgccctaattgaactaagggctaatcctggcttagtctaagccctgtctgtgaaaccgggcctttaagtacattatggaagagttttttttttgttttgttttttcacctGGGCAGGGGCTGCACACATCAACAgaacaaatacaacataaaagtaaaattgtaaataaaagtagtaaaagtattaaaagtGTACATTTTAACATGAAAGCCAGATGTTTGACAAATCTATGAGCTATGCTTACACACTACCTTTCTGAAGTTGAGGACTCTACACAGCTCTCACGCTGATGATCATCGGGTTAATCTGACCTCCACTAAGGTAAGGATAATGTGTGTACACCTGAGAACCCAGAGGATTATAGAGAGATGGGTTATAATATGGGAAGAAGTTATAGCCATAATGGAAGCTGTGCAGAGGACTCTGGCTGAAGGGGCTCAAGTACTCCAGTCGCGGAGAAGGATAAAAGTATGTACTGGTCACTGTGTTGATTGATCTCTGAGCCAAAGGACGTCGGATAAATCTGAGACTCTGTCATGGGAATGAAAGAGAATAACAGTTTAAGCTTATTTTTATGTGGAAtaacacttcatgcactcaagcTTTAATTACATAGCGGAGGGGGAGGGGTGATCAGACTCAGATGTTGAATGAGaaaataaccttataaaacTCATACACTACATGGTTGaatacatagtgcataagtacatagtgtgtaAGTGCATAGTATAGTGGATCATTTGGGTCGCAACTATTGATATGCATGCTACACATTTACTGATTACGTCAATGACATTTAGTAATAATACTAGTGTAATCTTCAGACCTAATGTCATGTTAGTTGAGTAGAATGTTataaacagtgttggggaaagttacttttaaaagtaattcattacaattttgcattactccctaaaaaagtaactaattgtgttacttagttactttttatggaaagtaatgcattgtattacttttgtgttacttttctCATCAGGgattgcttgtttgtttgttttttaataacaaaaaatatatttccagctatttttggcaaatgtaaaggcccttttacACTAAGAGTGAAATGAATatgcctcaggctgaaggaaatgcacatTCACAGCTGTAATGTAGAGGGCGcggctcaaacaaacctttcagatgtattgccattctggattgcagaagaataggatacaggagaagaaagttcaacactcttacttcagcaataaaaaacaaaaaatgaaacacaaatgtggtgtatggttgaattggataaTCGAATGTCATTATTATTGCAGGTTTTTGCGTAATATTCTgatttgcatttcactgtttttaatcattttgagtgaaactgaatctgttttgtgcaagtgaaatgcatgttcacatttagatCTACAATAGTATCATTACGCAGTGCTCACAATACCACTGCACTCTTActcccgatttctctcaacacgGGGACAGGAGAAatgtcagtcaatacatgggaaaaagtaacttgtgttactaatttgaaaaagtaagatattttcttgtaaatttaaaagtaatgtgttactttagtTAGGCtacttaaaaaaagtattatgtAACTCaaattacttgtaatgcattaccccaacACTATAGCTTAATGAATATATCTGGAATTAAGGAATTAAAATATACTCACTCCAACATTTATAGGGACATCTCCTGGTTGCATATCCTGTCCATGCTTTACAAACAAATACGATCAATAACCacacacaagaaaaaaacataGCTCACTGTATTCAAATGctaaaaacaattatttgttGTCAACATACAGTAGAAGAGAGTCCACAGAATACAAGCGCCAGCACTAGAATCACAGCCACCATGACCGGATctctaaaaacagaaaagaatcAAACGTTTTTTCATTATATTTCTCATCCATATTCCAGGTTTTTGAACTCATTGCCAATATACAGTACATGCAAAAATAGCACATGCATtagtgaaattaaaataaaataactcaCCTTTATAACTAAATTGAAAAACTGAGTTATGGAAGACTGTAAAATACGATAAACCTTAGTGTACTCTTTGGAAGCATGTAAATGACAAATAACCATCTCTTTGAGTGCATATAAACTATTTGTCCAACCAATCAGATGAGGTCTTTAAtgaacaaaacataataaaaatgatgAATTATGCTTTCATTATGTTAACTGAAAACCAAATAACACCTTAGGAATGCAATTATCAGTTTAGTACAAAAGTGGTTTTCTCTCAGTTTATGGGAAACTTCTGAAACACACCTGCAGCCATAAATGACACATCAGTTGCCTAAACCAGATCAGATGTGGTTTCAATATTCCTTAACCATTCCTCATGATAAGATCTAAAAGAACTCATAATATTAACGTAAGGACACGTTAGTTACTCAACATGATCCACAATGATAATTAATGTACCACGTTATAGAAACCTTAAAGACATTTGCAAACGTGTCTTGTCATATTGTGTTGGGTGTAACAGCTATATCTGGGTTTACCAAAAGTCTGAGGTTTATTCCAcactttttattatgttttttattgGGAAGTCCTAATGAGTTGATGTTGCAATTTTAATAGTTGTATGATTATTTCACAAACTGTGGTCACACCGTCTGATCAGATAATGAATGGTATGTTTTTcagaatgaaaacatgaaatttgcATATAGCAGAATTGCACAAGACATGATTATTTGTAGCATTTATGCAATTACTTGTGATAATCCAATACTGTATATGTGATGAAAACAAGTGTATCATTTTAGTCTTTTTAGGGTAAAACTGAAAGATATAGACATTCGTTTGCAGTGTTGTCACTGTTTTTTGAGTAAAATACAATACTATTGACCAAAGATCTCTTTCTTCAAACAGATGAGTGATAAAGAGTCAGTCTTTGGTGAAGTGTGCATAGTTTATCATTTTTGCATACAAGAAAAGCCTTGTCAGTCTATAGAGGCTTCGCTGGTCCTCCATTAGCTCATATGGAAAGAGCAACATGCCATGGCCAGGAATATTTTCTTTCCTTCTTTAAGACTTGATATTGAATATAAATTGTCAATTATGAATACTCTGTACTGACTTGTATCGAATAATTTGGTGTCTGTAATCTATTGTTTTGTGTATATGCAACTATGAGTTATAGctgaatatatacagtatgaacATTGTATGTGATTAATGGAGTCAGAGGTGAAAActctcagagagagagaaatgctgACCTCTACTGGTTCAAATCTGtcattaaaatttattttctgCACTGTAAATTGGGCTTGCTATATTAGTAAAAAGTACTATTTctacctaaaatgaaaattgacagTTAGCCTAATATAGATGTTACCATATGAAATACATTTGATATCATGTGTGACAACACTTGTACAGTGTAATAATTCACACAGATATATAAATCTCAAAACATACAAATATGTCAATGGAATTCTCAAATGTACACTGCAGTATACAATGCAATGTATTTTGAACCacatcactgaaaaaaaaaatgttttctgaatcattgaaaagaaatgaattcTGAACTTATGATTTCAGAATTGTTGTGAGAACAGGATATATTTGAAAAGATAATGTATGACTGTTTCTACATTCGTGACATTTTAAAGAAGAGGGAAAATATGATACACTTTGTGGGTTGGTGTAGGCCTACTAGTTAGCTACTTCGGATATAAAGCATCTGCTAATTAGAATAATAATTAACCAAGTAATCTTAATCCCTGCAAGTAAATGTTGTGCTACTTGTGCTTGCCATGGCCACTCAGAAAAATCATCATAAACCTCATAAttgacaacaaaataaaaaaatactgaatGTTATTATAAGTATAATGTGAAAGACAAGTATGTATTTTCATCAAGTGATTTAAACCTATTACATTTGGACCCAGTGGTTTTCCATAATTACTGAGGAAAGTCCTGAAAACTACACCTGCAGTTTAGGGAGACATAAACAAAACCATAATGATGTCTAGACTTGATAAGATGTGGTCACAATCTTCTTACTCTGAGACAGGCGCAAGaacaagatttaaaaaaaattactataaaCTTCAGGAAATCATTTTAGTAACAATTTTTACTTACCTGATTCTGGACAATATGATATTATCTGAACAAAGTCTGAATGATGTGTTTTCACTGTAgaatactgtaatttaattatttcagctatGACTTCACTGTGGTCACATGTGTGGTAAAATCTGATTGGACAGATTTTTGATGTAGTACCCATAAGGTATTTAAATGTACCTATTTCAACAGTAAAGCAGAACTGATTGTTTCTCACTTGATGGTAAGTTTACAATCCTTTTGCAATTATATCTCTACAACAGTCAGGTATTCAGGACTTTGTAACTTTGATTCATATTGTATGTGACATCTGCAAAGGACTATGAATTATTATGACTGACATTCAGATAAGAACTGCATATCATCTATACACATTTAACACTCAATGACTGGCTTATCAGGCATGCTTGATATAATGTTTAGATGGCCTCAATttgagcagcaaacacactTATAGCTCATTTCCATCTAGTTTTTAgtacttgatgtactaaaataacaaaaactaaaacagaaattaataaaaactatagacATATtactaaattactaaaaatgactaaaactttatatattactaatttaaaatattaataaaaactataataaagtctcaatgatactaaaataacactggtgcTAGCTAACTCTGAAATGTAAACATGTCAGTATTGTCTTAGTAGGCCTAGGGCTTATGATTGTTGTggtttttaaagatattttatgtataatatgtaTAATCTTAGTGTTTGCCCATTTGATCTGAGTGCAGTTTTTGGCACAACTGATTACACATTTCTAATTGACAGACAGAGGCAATGTGTCAAACTAACTGGGACGGGACATTTGCAATAGCTGAACGATACTGTTCTCCAGCTAAATGCAGATAAAACAGATATTATTTAGCCTTAAAGTGATCAACATATATTCAGTTATACTTTTAGATAGCTTTAGATAACTTTTAGGTCTTTTTTTGATAAACTGCTGCTCTGAGTAATAGTCTTTGAGGTAGGCACATGACTAAATCTGCCAAACCATTGCCctgatgattttatttcagttttttattattttttttacacatttcttTATGCTTCGTGAAGCACTTTGCAaagatattattataataactcTATAATAACTGTTTTGGTGCATTTTAGGGTAAAACTTAAAGATGAAGACAATCATTGTAGTGTTGTCCATCCTGGGTCTTTGTCTCAGTGCTCCAGTAAGTTCCACTAAAAAATCAATAGGTTAAATAGactaaacattcaaatatttatattatagatTCAATTAAAATAGAATCGTTCTGAACAACGCCTCTGTCTTTATACAGGTGGAGCAAGACACAGACGGAGATAATGGGCCACTAATTGGTGAGGTGAGAAGATTTCTGCATAACATCGCAAAACAATGTATTTACAAGTCTGTCTACATCTTTCTGTGAATGCTGTGTTTGATCTAGGGTCAGCAGCTCATTGGTTCTCCACTTGCTCAGACAGACCCCATCACCAGGCATATCTTCTTCCCTGTTCCTAGAGCTGATAACGTCCTTACAAACCCTTATTTTAACTTCCAATACCAATACCAACAATACCAATACCCATTCTACCCATACTACCCGTACTACTCTGCCTACACACTGCCCCCTGTTGTTATCAGTCTGCCTCAGAGAAATCCCTGAAACAGCCTGAATCATTACTTCAGCAGCTTCACCGGCAGATTATGAAAGCTTTGCATTATGTATATTTCAGGCTGATGCTTGACAAATAATGttctttcatttattaaataaatacctTTAGTGTGCAATAATGTGATCTGTTTTCAGCTTgctgtatgtatgtatctaaAAAGGTTTAATTAAGCTATATCACATGAGCAAGAGTGCGCTTCATCCAGTTATTCATACTTGTCTAAttgttttacagtataaaagGTGAAACATTGCACTGTAGTAAAATAATTGTTCCTTCtgtactaaataaataaataaatgtgccaACTAAATAGAGaatattgttttttctttatatgGTATATGGTTTTGTCAGggttaaaaggatagttcacccaaaaatgaaaattctatgatcatttactcaccctcaagtagttccaaacctgtaaacatgtctttgttctgttgaacacaaaggaagatattttgaagaaagtttgtaaccaggccactttggggcaccattgacttccatagtaggaaaaaaaaactactatggaagtcaatggtgccccaaaactgttcaattcagtttaaagggatagttcacccaaaaatgaaaatttgatgtttatctgcttacccccagagcatccaagatgtaggtgtctttgtttcttcattagaacacaaatgatgacttttaactccaaccgctgccgtctgtcagtggtataatgcaagt
This genomic stretch from Megalobrama amblycephala isolate DHTTF-2021 linkage group LG2, ASM1881202v1, whole genome shotgun sequence harbors:
- the wu:fk95d07 gene encoding uncharacterized protein wu:fk95d07, translating into MKTIIVVLSILGLCLSAPVEQDTDGDNGPLIGEGQQLIGSPLAQTDPITRHIFFPVPRADNVLTNPYFNFQYQYQQYQYPFYPYYPYYSAYTLPPVVISLPQRNP